In Campylobacter massiliensis, the DNA window TCTACGGCGTCTGGCAGGTAAAGAAAAACTACGGCAGAGAGTATCTAGGCATCGCGCGCTCGACCTTTGTGATCGGTAAAGACGGCAAGATCGCGAAGGTGTATAAGAGCGTGAAGGCCAAGGAGCATGCGGCGAAGGTGCTAGCTGATCTTGTTAAATAAATTTGCTTAGCGGCTTGGCTTTTGAGCGTCTTTGAATGAGTTTGCAAAAATATCGCTGCGGCAACCTACGTGGTTAGCCTTGCTCATTTTTGCTTCACAACATTCAAATCCATCTCAAAATACTTTGCCTTGTTTTTTACGTTCAAATTTGAAGTCAAATTTTGTAAAAATCTGGTTTTAAATTTTACCCACCGAGACCCGCACCGCAAAAACGCTAAATTTAGCTTAGTTAAGTTTTTGAGTTTCTTTGAGCAAAAACAACCGCTCAAGGGTTGTTTTTGCTTTATTGTAAGGGTGGGGGCTTAAATTGCGAAGTCGCTCCCCCCCCTTTAATCCCCCCCCCTACGACGCTTTTAAGGTGGCGACATAGCTTTGCTGACGCAAAGCGTCGCGAGTTTAAGCGATATGGGTCTCAGCGGATCAAATTTAAAATATTCCCCGCAAATTTAATCTAAATCCCGTCAAATTCCAGCTCAAATTTTTGATAACGATTATTTTCTAATTATCAAAATATTTATAATGGAGGAGTAATATTTCAGTTATTAAATAATTTTAAAGGAGAAAAAATGGTTAGGTTACAAGAAAAATACGGCCTTTTTATAAACGGCGAATTCGTCCCCGCAAGTAGCGGCAAGACACTAGATACCTTTGATCCGGCCACCGGCAAAAAGCTAGCCGCGATCGCGGACGCGAGCAAAGAGGACGTGGACGCCGCGGTCAAGGCCGCTCGAGAAGCGTTTAAGACGTTTCGCCATAGCACTGTGAGCGAGCGAAGCAAAATTTTGCTCAAAATCGCCGATATAATCGACGCAAACAAGGACTTTTTGGCCGCGGTCGAGACGATGGATAACGGCAAGCCTATCCGCGAGACGCTAAACGTGGACGTGCCGTACGCGGCGGAGCATTTTAGGTATTTTGCAGGCGTGATCCAGGGCGAAGAAGGCAGCGCAAACGTACTCGAGGAAAAGCACCTCTCGCTAATCTTGCGCGAGCCTATCGGCGTCGTAGCACAGATCGTACCGTGGAATTTCCCGTTTTTGATGGCGGCGTGGAAACTAGCTCCAGTCATCGCAGCCGGCGACACGAGCGTGCTAAAACCGTCGTCTGAGACCAGTCTGAGCGTACTCGAGCTAATGCGCCTCATCAAAGACGTGCTACCAAAAGGCGTAGTAAACGTAATCACGGGCAAAGGCAGCGGCGCCGGAGCGTTTTTGCAAAAACATAGCGGCATCGACAAGATCGCATTTACCGGCTCGACAGAGATCGGACGCGAGATCGCTATCTCGGCGGCTGAAAAAATCATCCCCGCAACGCTCGAGCTAGGCGGCAAATCAGCCAACATCATCTACGCCGACGCGGACTTTGATCTAGCTCTAGACGGCGTTCAGATGGGCATTTTGTTTAACCAAGGGCAAGTTTGCTGCGCGGGCAGTAGGATATTTGTCGAGGAGAAAATTTACGATAAATTTATCGCAGCGGCTGTGGAGAAATTTAAAAATCTAAAAGTCGGCGATCCGCTCGATCCAAAGACGCAAATGGGCTCTCAAATTAACGCCAAACAAGCCGCCAAGATCGTCGAGTACATCGACATCGGCGTCAAAGAAGGCGCTAAAATCGCCGTCGGAGGCAAACTAGCGGCCGCAGGCGATAGCTTCGTCGAGCCGACGCTGCTAGTGGACGTGAGCAACGATATGCGCGTAGCCAGAGAGGAGATCTTCGGCCCGGTAGGCGTCGTGATCAAATTTAAAAACGAGGACGAGCTCATCAAGATGGTAAACGACAGCGAATACGGCCTGGGCGGCGGCGTCTTCACGCAGGACATCACTCGCGCCATCCGCACCGCTCGCGCGATGGAGACGGGCCGCGTGTGGATAAACTGCTACAACCAGATCCCGGCGGGCAGCCCTTTTGGCGGCTACAAGAGCTCCGGCATCGGCCGCGAAACGCACAAAATCATCCTTGAGCACTACACTCAGATGAAAAATATCATGGTAAATTTGACGGGCAAGGTTAGTTCGTTTTATTAAAATTTGCTAGCACAAATTTGGGTCGGGCGATTTGCTCGGCCTTTTGTACGGGTTTTTAATTTTTTGAATTTGACGAAGCTCTCGTAAATTTGCATAAATTTAGAACCGATTTTATCCGCGTAAATCTCAAATTTAATGTTAAATAGCCTATTTTGCACCGAAATAAAATCGCCCTCTAGGCTGCAAATTTTATCATCAAATTTTGGCCGAATTTAGCTTTATGCTTTTACATTGCTAAATTTCTAAATTTTAGAAGCCTGGCTCTCGCGACTCATCACGAGTTTTTCGCAAATTTGCCGAAAAACGACACCCCAAGCCCGCCTGCGCGATCACGTCTAAAAGCTCGTCCGCGCGCGTAGTATAAATACCGTCCGCGCAGCTCGCGCCTCTATCAAAAAACGCCTTGGATACATCGAGACGGTCAAACCGACGACGATGACGTCGGCACCGCTCTTTTTTAGGCTCAGGATCCCCTCTGGCGTGTCCTTTTTGATAGTGTGACGACGGTTATGCTGAGCTGAGATTGTCGGCCGCCCCGATCGCGTCGGCAGACTCTTCTTGCGGTAAAAATACTTGAGCTCATTGACTTTTAGTGCGCTCTTATCAAGCTCCAAGATACGAAAATCAAGACCGTTTTTTTATCATAAATTTGATGTAAGGCGCCAGCGCACCCACGATAATGCCAAACGAGCCGCACTTGATAGCTAGCTCTTCAAAATGATCGGCCTAAATTTGGTCGCATACGGACTACCCGAGCGTTCGCAGCACGTCTGTGAAAGCGTGTTTAGACAGGCTATGGGGATGGTTTTTTGATAGGGCTGTCGCTGGATAGATCTTTTAAAAGAGCTTTACGTTTTGTCGCAGATGTTACCGAAATTTAGCATTATCGTAGCTTGTGACGGGCAGCAAACGGCCTGCGGAAAGAACTTTGGCAGAGTGTAACTCACGCCGCAAACGCCGCTGCTTAGCTTTACACCCGTTAAAAAATAGCCCGACCGCGACGCGCTGTACGCTTAAGTTTTCCATTTCGTCGCCCAATTTTTTATAAATTTAGCTTAGGTTGTCGCTTAAAATTTGACTCGCGATAGACTCCCTTGCTGATATAGGTAGCAAAATTACGGAAATTTTACAGCAAGCGGTTTGAAATTTTATTAATCCATATCGTAGCACGCTGCGGCGCAAATTTAGTCAAATTTCAATGCTAAAAGCTAAAAACAATTTGAACTCTGCGCAAAACCTTGAACGTTTAAAAAGTATCTTGCCATATACAGCTATAAAGAGGTTATAAAAATAATTGTCTTTTTTTAGAAAGAAGTTTGGATTTTAAAAATAGTATTTGGATGGTGCGGATGAAAGGACTTGAAAAAATACGCCGCAGATTTATTAAGGATTATATAAGTTTGTATAGTCCTAAAATACGATACTTTAAGCTGATTATAACTTTTTTTAGAATTATAATTCTATCGCCAAATGGGTTACCCAGTGGGTTACCCAAAGCGGCGCAAAGGATTTTAAAAAGGACTCAAATGTCAATCAGCCTAAGCGAATACAAAAAGACGAAAGTTCCAAATATCTACGTGAGTAAAAATCATACGAATAAGTTTTTATTCAGAAAAAGAAGTAGCGACGGAAGGCGAGCCACTAAGGTAGTAGAAATAGCCGTAAGAGAAAAATGGACCGGGCGGGAATATTTACAAGAAGCTATGGCAGTTTTTACGGAGTGGGCAAAAGGCAAAGATATGGCGGCGTCTAATGTTTCTAGAATCCAGCCAAACATCAAAGTTAAACAGCTTTGGGATTTATATATGGAAACCAGAGCAAAAACCAAAGCTACGACCGGGCTAGCGGCGATGTTTAACAATCACATCAAAAATAGCTCTCTAGGCTCGCTGGCAATAGAAAAGGTAACGCTTGACCATATTCAAATTTTTTACAACTCCATGCGAAACAAGGGACTATCGCCAAAAACATACAACAAAACGATAAAAGAAATTTTACGCCCTATGTTTAAGTACGCGCTTATTCATAGGGCTCTAGCTTTCGAGCCAACGTTTGGTTTAAAGTTGGACAAGATCGAGAAAAAATCAAAAGTCATCAATTGCTCGAATAAGCTCAGAAATTTATTTTCAGCCATTGATGAACTTTACGCCGACGACGTTTTTTATTGGACGCTTTTTGCCCTGATTTTTACGGGCAGGCGAAAGTCCGAAATTTTAAACCTAAAATGGAAAAACATAAATTTCAGCAACAACACTATGCTTTTAGAGAGGACAAAAAACTCTAACGACTATATCGTAGCCATCCCAAATTTTATAGCATCCAAGCTACAAGAGATACCGAGGGTAGCCGAGCTAGTGTTTGCCAGCCCCGTAAGCGGCGAGACGATAGTTAATCTAGACAGACAAGTTAAAAAAATCAGAGAACTTTCGGGTGTTGAAAATTTTCACCTGCATATGGCGAGAGATATAGTGGTCGGTACTCTTGCGGAAGCTAGCGCGGATATCCATACGATGTCGGGCACTTTACTACACGAAGAACTAGCGACCCATGCAACACTATCTAGGCGTCGATACTTACAAAGCGACCCAGAAAAGCTCGCAAGTGATAGAAAATTTAGTAGCCACTAAAAGATTGGGGTATAAATGACGGTTAGAGCAAAATACTGGCAAAGCAAAACGAGAGGCTAAATATATAAAATATGATATAATGAAACAATATAATTGTAAAGAATAAAAAATTGGATAAATTTAATAAACCAAAGTTATCTATAGCCCGGCAAGTCGTCTACTTGGAAACCAAAGGGGTAAAATTTAATATATGCGATAAAGAATCGGCTATCGATTTTTTAACCAACAATAGTTACCTATTTAAAATAAAAGCCTATGCTAAAAATTACACCAAGCGAGACGATGATACATACATAAATTTAGAATTTGCCTATTTAAAGGAGCTATCTACTATAGATATGCATCTTCGCAGATTTATCCTAACTCTTACCTTAAATATAGAGCATCTTTTAAAAACTAAGCTATTAAGGGATTTTAATGAAGATGAGTGCGATGGATACTCGATAGTAGATGATTATCTCAATGCCAATCCCAAACAGAAAAACTATTTTTTAAATTATAGCAAACACGACTTTACAGCCAAAGACAATATTATTAATAAATATAGAGTCGACCTATCGATATGGAATTTAATCGAGATATTGGAGTTTAAAAACTTTACAAATTTTTGCGATTTTTATTATAAAAAATTTCCAAATCAAGAATACATAAAAATAAAAAACATGCTAACATCAGTGCAGTTTATTAGAAATGCAGCGGCGCACAATAACTGTTTGATAAACAATCTAAACCCTATCGACAAATTTAGACCGACTTATCAGATTATGGATTTTTTAAATTTACATCTAAGATCATCGAAAAAAAGCGTTGAAAATAAAATGAAAAATCCATTTATAAATAACTTTTTATGTTCTTTTTTGATATTTAATATACTTTGCAAAACCAAACCCATGAAAAAAGCTACAGTAGTAGAGCTAATGAGCCTGCTTAAAAGAGCTAGAAAACATAAAGGATTTTATGAATCCAACAATAAACTAACCAGTACCTACGCCTTCTTGGTAAAATCTTCAGCAAGCATAAAAAGAAATTTTATACACTTTTAAGAGAATATATTGTAGTATTCGCATACTTGTACGCGCCTTACGGCGTAGGTCTTAGGCTACTTCGGTAGCCTTCGCACCTAAAAATCATACTTAACAATCCTCCAATTACCATACTATTACCTCAAAATAAAAAACAGTAAAATATCTTTGGCGAACCGACTTTTTGCTTGACTTAAGGTTTGTCACATGATAGGATGGGTATAAAATTTATAAAGGAAAAAAATGCAAATAAATCCTTGTCAAAAAAAGTTTATAACCCCTGTGGAATTTGAAGCTCTCCTTAGTATCGGTACGGATGCTCAATCCATTTGGAGATCAAAAGGCATCTTGCCTTATATAAAGCTGGGTGGTAGAAAAGTTCTATACGATAGAGAAAAAATAGAAAAATGGATAGCCAGGCACGAAGTGGATAGAGATCAAGTGCAATATATTTTAGATGCTGAATCTGTATAATATAAATGGACAGATAACGAAATTGGTATTAAAATAAAGCTGAGGTACCCTTGGGTAGGCCTATTTTTGGGCCTACCCAAGCTCTAAAAAATAAACCTAGCAAATCTATCTTTGGATTTCAACTGGGAGCATAATGCCAAACAGATAAAACCATCAGATTCTATCTCGTATCCATTCCCCATACACTCTCGTTCTCCTGGCCTAGGACTTTCAGCAGTTCATCATCTGCATCAAATGACATCTCGATATTTTTGTTTTTAAGATACTGTTCGTCAACTACTATTCTTGATATTTCTCTTTCAAAGATTCGTATCTTTTCGATAGTTCTTTGAATTCTTCTTGCACACTTATTAATTTCTTTCTTAAAGACTCCAAAGATTTCTCGTATCTTTCTTTTTGCGCTTGCGACAATTCGTGTATCTTGTTCACTCAATCGTTCATCAAATGTTGCATGCGATCTATCAAATTTGTCTTGTCTTGTTGCAAACTCGTTATCTCTTTCTCGTATTTTTCGATCAAGGCCTTCTTTTGCAATTCGTGTTCGCTCCTTTCGCTCTTGATCATCTGCGTCAAGTTCTCGTTTTCTTCTAGCAATGCTTCTTCTAATGTTGTCATCTTCTATTCCGTTCTCATAAGTATGTAGTATTTGTTGTTTTGCTCGAAGATCTCCTTGCTTCGAGGGATCGATATATAGTACCGCATCCTTCCGTCCGCTTCTGGCTCCGAATGCCTCCAAGCTTGCGGTATCGTCCAAACTCTAATTGATTCCATCTCTTTTGTTTGTTCGTCCAAAAGCACCTGCAGCTCCTTGATGGCATCCGGTCTCATTTTCTTGATTTGCAGCTCCACCGAATAAGAGCGCATATGATATCCCGCCGCCATTCCGATTATCAGCGCTATCGTAGCCGTGAGCGCTAATATCCATCTTTTGTTCTTGCTTTGGATCGATATAATTTCTTGAAGGCTGGATTCCAAATTTTTGCCTATTGAATTTATCTCGCTTTCTAATGAGCTCTTCAAGTTTTTGCCTATTCCCTTTAAGCTCCTCTTGTGGATTCCTATTATGGAACTCTCGAATTCTTCTGCTTGAGCTTTGGCTGAGCTCTCCAAGTGCTTGAGCGCCTGTGAAATTTGCATCGTATATTCCTCCTTTGAGACGATTTTTTGTTTTTTGATTAGGTAGTACTACAGTTATGCTTTTCTTTGTCGATCTAGTTACTTCAATGCCGCTTTGATTAAGAAGCTCTATCATATGATCTCTATTTTTGATGTAGCCCTCTCTTACTAGTTCGTGTAGCTTTTTATCAAGTTCTTCTAATTTTTGATAGTGTCCTATGTTTTTCTTGCTAGCCGATATCGTTTGCTCTCTTGCGGGATCGTCGGGGCTTGAAAGATTATACTCGTCATTAACGATTCTTTTAAACAGATCGATTCTACCTTGATCATACTTGTCAAAGTAGGGGTTAAACGATTTGCCGGTTACCAAATCGATTTTCGGGATCAAGAAATTTAACTCGAGTCTTCCGTCTTTGTCGGAATGTTCGACCCAGAGCACATTTACCCGCTCTAGCATATAATCCCCGAGCAATGCGCGCTCGAAATCTTTTATTATTTTTAGCTTTTGCTCTTCGGTTAAGAAGTCATGCTTCTCTTCAAATGACAAAACTCCAAAGCATGTTTTTTGCTTAAAGTCGATTCCTTTAATAATAGCTCTGGTTAAATTCTCGTCGCCTTTTACGACCTTAGCCGTTCCAGCCGCTTTTCTTTCGTTTAGTAGATAGTTTATACTTCCAAGACCGCC includes these proteins:
- a CDS encoding tyrosine-type recombinase/integrase, which translates into the protein MSISLSEYKKTKVPNIYVSKNHTNKFLFRKRSSDGRRATKVVEIAVREKWTGREYLQEAMAVFTEWAKGKDMAASNVSRIQPNIKVKQLWDLYMETRAKTKATTGLAAMFNNHIKNSSLGSLAIEKVTLDHIQIFYNSMRNKGLSPKTYNKTIKEILRPMFKYALIHRALAFEPTFGLKLDKIEKKSKVINCSNKLRNLFSAIDELYADDVFYWTLFALIFTGRRKSEILNLKWKNINFSNNTMLLERTKNSNDYIVAIPNFIASKLQEIPRVAELVFASPVSGETIVNLDRQVKKIRELSGVENFHLHMARDIVVGTLAEASADIHTMSGTLLHEELATHATLSRRRYLQSDPEKLASDRKFSSH
- a CDS encoding Abi family protein; translated protein: MDKFNKPKLSIARQVVYLETKGVKFNICDKESAIDFLTNNSYLFKIKAYAKNYTKRDDDTYINLEFAYLKELSTIDMHLRRFILTLTLNIEHLLKTKLLRDFNEDECDGYSIVDDYLNANPKQKNYFLNYSKHDFTAKDNIINKYRVDLSIWNLIEILEFKNFTNFCDFYYKKFPNQEYIKIKNMLTSVQFIRNAAAHNNCLINNLNPIDKFRPTYQIMDFLNLHLRSSKKSVENKMKNPFINNFLCSFLIFNILCKTKPMKKATVVELMSLLKRARKHKGFYESNNKLTSTYAFLVKSSASIKRNFIHF
- a CDS encoding relaxase family protein yields the protein MLVKFLPTYTGGGLGSINYLLNERKAAGTAKVVKGDENLTRAIIKGIDFKQKTCFGVLSFEEKHDFLTEEQKLKIIKDFERALLGDYMLERVNVLWVEHSDKDGRLELNFLIPKIDLVTGKSFNPYFDKYDQGRIDLFKRIVNDEYNLSSPDDPAREQTISASKKNIGHYQKLEELDKKLHELVREGYIKNRDHMIELLNQSGIEVTRSTKKSITVVLPNQKTKNRLKGGIYDANFTGAQALGELSQSSSRRIREFHNRNPQEELKGNRQKLEELIRKRDKFNRQKFGIQPSRNYIDPKQEQKMDISAHGYDSADNRNGGGISYALLFGGAANQENETGCHQGAAGAFGRTNKRDGIN
- a CDS encoding helix-turn-helix transcriptional regulator: MQINPCQKKFITPVEFEALLSIGTDAQSIWRSKGILPYIKLGGRKVLYDREKIEKWIARHEVDRDQVQYILDAESV
- a CDS encoding aldehyde dehydrogenase family protein, coding for MVRLQEKYGLFINGEFVPASSGKTLDTFDPATGKKLAAIADASKEDVDAAVKAAREAFKTFRHSTVSERSKILLKIADIIDANKDFLAAVETMDNGKPIRETLNVDVPYAAEHFRYFAGVIQGEEGSANVLEEKHLSLILREPIGVVAQIVPWNFPFLMAAWKLAPVIAAGDTSVLKPSSETSLSVLELMRLIKDVLPKGVVNVITGKGSGAGAFLQKHSGIDKIAFTGSTEIGREIAISAAEKIIPATLELGGKSANIIYADADFDLALDGVQMGILFNQGQVCCAGSRIFVEEKIYDKFIAAAVEKFKNLKVGDPLDPKTQMGSQINAKQAAKIVEYIDIGVKEGAKIAVGGKLAAAGDSFVEPTLLVDVSNDMRVAREEIFGPVGVVIKFKNEDELIKMVNDSEYGLGGGVFTQDITRAIRTARAMETGRVWINCYNQIPAGSPFGGYKSSGIGRETHKIILEHYTQMKNIMVNLTGKVSSFY